The Coregonus clupeaformis isolate EN_2021a chromosome 18, ASM2061545v1, whole genome shotgun sequence genome has a segment encoding these proteins:
- the LOC121550220 gene encoding leucine-zipper-like transcriptional regulator 1 isoform X4, whose protein sequence is MTNSVSANSSSNCISIIPGWVAFDLEGTVLLWTAKKRLVGCDGHVTMSCKSTKVAPSVDFDHSCSDSVEYLTLNFGPFETVHRWRRLPPCDEFVGARRSKHTVVAYRDAIYVFGGDNGKNMLNDLLRFDVKDCSWCRAFTTGTPPAPRYHHSAVVYGSSMFVFGGYTGDIYSNSNLKNKNDLFEYKFATGQWTEWKVEGSLPVARSAHGATVYSDKLWIFAGYDGNARLNDMWTISLQDREHACWEEIEQSGEIPPSCCNFPVAVCRDKMFVFSGQSGAKITNNLFQFEFKGHMWTRIPTEHLLRGSPPPPQRRYGHTMVAFDRHLYVFGGAADNTLPNELHSYDVDSQTWEVIQPSLDSEDPLGNEMTSSQGSILMPSGRLFHAAAVIQDAMYIFGGTVDNNVRSGEMYRFQFSCYPKCTLHEDYGKLFENRQFCDVEFILGEREERVLGHIAIVTARCQWLRKKILQARDRQRQRIKQQENSEEGGEEGAGAGGPRDIPGGTRASGNQPMLEVHIREAEAQPFEVLMQFLYTDKIQYPRRGHVQDVLLIMDVYKLALSFKLSRLEQLCVQYIEASVDLQNVLSVCEQANKLQLDQLKEHCLNFVVKETHFNQVIMTKEFEHLSTPLIVEIVRRKQQPPPRVYSDQPVDIGTSLVQDMKAYLEGGGLDFCDIVLLLDGHPRPAHKAILAARSSYFEAMFRSFMPEDGQVNISIGEMVPSKQAFESMLRYIYYGDVNMPPEDSLYLFAAPYYYGFSNNRLQAYCKQNLEMNVTVENVLQILEAADKTQAWDMKKHCLHIIVHQFIKVSKLPNLRSLSQLLLLDIIESLASHISDKQCAEMGSDI, encoded by the exons ATGACAAACAGTGTATCTGCAAATTCATCTAGCAATTGTATCAGCATAATCCCAgggtgggtggcttttgacctaGAGGGCACGGTCTTGCTATGGACAGCTAAGAAGAGATTGGTTGGATGTGATGGTCATGTAACGATGTCTTGTAAATCCACCAAAGTCGCACCAAGTGTTGATTTCGACCATAGCTGCTCGGACAGTGTGGAATATTTGACActtaattttggcccattcgaGACTGTCCATCGCTGGAGAAGGCTCCCACCGTGTGATGAGTTTGTCGGTGCCAG ACGCAGCAAGCACACCGTTGTGGCATACAGGGATGCCATATATGTATTCGGGGGAGATAATGG GAAAAACATGCTGAATGACTTGTTGCGCTTCGATGTGAAAGACTGCTCATGGTGCCG AGCCTTCACCACCGGCACACCACCTGCACCCAGGTATCACCATTCTGCCGTGGTGTATGGCAGCAGCATGTTTGTGTTTG GAGGCTACACTGGCGATATCTACTCAAACTCCAATCTGAAAAACAAAAATGACCTTTTTGAGTACAAGTTTGCAACAGGACAGTGGACGGAGTGGAAAGTGGAGGGCAG TTTGCCTGTGGCCAGGTCAGCACATGGTGCCACAGTGTACAGTGATAAGCTATGGATATTTGCTGGCTACGATGGAAATGCCAG GTTAAATGACATGTGGACCATCAGTCTTCAGGACCGAGAGCATGCTTGTTGGGAGGAG ATTGAACAGAGCGGTgagatccctccctcctgctgCAACTTCCCTGTAGCCGTGTGCAGGGACAAGATGTTTGTGTTCTCCGGCCAGAGTGGAGCTAAGATCACCAACAACCTCTTCCAGTTTGAGTTCAAGGGCCACAT GTGGACGCGCATCCCGACCGAACACCTGCTGCGGGGCTCCCCCCCGCCCCCCCAGAGGCGCTATGGCCACACCATGGTTGCCTTCGACCGCCACCTGTACGTGTTTGGAGGCGCGGCCGACAACACGCTGCCCAATGAGCTGCACTCCTACGACGTGGACTCCCAGACCTGGGAGGTGATCCAGCCCAGCCTGGACAGTGAG GATCCCCTTGGAAACGAGATGACCTCATCTCAAGGGTCAATTCTG atGCCTAGTGGAAGACTGTTCCATGCGGCCGCTGTGATCCAGGATGCCATGTACATCTTTGGGGGAACGGTGGACAATAATGTGCGCAGCGGGGAGATGTACAGATTTCAG TTTTCTTGCTACCCAAAGTGCACGCTCCACGAGGACTACGGCAAGCTGTTTGAGAACCGTCAGTTCTGCGATGTGGAGTTCATCCTGGGAGAG agggaggagagagtccTGGGTCATATTGCCATTGTGACTGCAAGATGCCAGTGGCTGAGAAAGAAGATCCTGCAGGCCCGGGATAGACAGAGACAG AGGATTAAACAACAGGAGAACAGTGAGGAGGGGGGCGAGGAGGGGGCGGGGGCCGGAGGTCCCAGGGATATCCCAGGGGGCACCAGGGCGTCAGGGAACCAGCCCATGCTGGAGGTGCACATCAGAGAGGCCGAGGCCCAGCCCTTCGAGGTGTTGATGCAGTTCCTGTACACAGACAAGATCCAGTACCCGCGCAGAG GTCACGTCCAGGACGTTCTGCTCATCATGGATGTCTACAAGCTGGCGCTGAGCTTCAAGCTATCGCGGCTGGAGCAGCTGTGTGTGCAGTACATCGAGGCGTCGGTGGACCTCCAGAACGTTCTGAGCGTGTGCGAACAAGCCAACAAGCTACAGCTGGATCAGCTCAAG GAGCACTGTCTTAACTTTGTGGTGAAGGAGACTCACTTTAACCAGGTGATCATGACCAAGGAGTTTGAGCACCTGTCCACCCCTCTGATCGTGGAGATAGTCCGGCGGAAGCAGCAGCCTCCCCCCAGGGTGTACTCGGATCAGCCCGTGGACATCGGCACCTCCCTGGTGCAGGACATGAAGGCCTACTTGGAGGGCGGCGGCCTGGACTTCTGTGACATCGTCCTGCTGTTGGACGGACACCCGCGGCCCGCCCATAAAGCTATACTAGCTGCCCGCTCAAG CTACTTTGAGGCGATGTTCCGTTCCTTCATGCCCGAGGATGGCCAGGTGAACATCTCTATCGGTGAGATGGTGCCCAGCAAGCAGGCCTTTGAGTCCATGCTCCGCTACATCTACTATGGCGACGTTAACATGCCTCCAGAAGACTCTCT CTACCTGTTCGCAGCACCATATTACTATGGTTTCTCCAACAACAGGCTACAGGCCTACTGCAAGCAGAACCTGGAGATGAATGTGACGGTGGAGAACGTCCTCCAG ATCCTAGAGGCGGCGGACAAGACCCAGGCCTGGGACATGAAGAAGCACTGCCTGCACATCATCGTCCACCAGTTCATCAAG GTGTCCAAGCTCCCCAACCTGAGGTCCCTCAgccagctgctgctgctggacaTCATCGAGTCCCTTGCCTCACATATATCAGACAAGCAGTGTGCAGAGATGGGCTCCGACATCTAG
- the LOC121550220 gene encoding leucine-zipper-like transcriptional regulator 1 isoform X2, protein MTNSVSANSSSNCISIIPGWVAFDLEGTVLLWTAKKRLVGCDGHVTMSCKSTKVAPSVDFDHSCSDSVEYLTLNFGPFETVHRWRRLPPCDEFVGARRSKHTVVAYRDAIYVFGGDNGKNMLNDLLRFDVKDCSWCRAFTTGTPPAPRYHHSAVVYGSSMFVFGGYTGDIYSNSNLKNKNDLFEYKFATGQWTEWKVEGSLPVARSAHGATVYSDKLWIFAGYDGNARLNDMWTISLQDREHACWEEIEQSGEIPPSCCNFPVAVCRDKMFVFSGQSGAKITNNLFQFEFKGHMWTRIPTEHLLRGSPPPPQRRYGHTMVAFDRHLYVFGGAADNTLPNELHSYDVDSQTWEVIQPSLDSEDPLGNEMTSSQGSILMPSGRLFHAAAVIQDAMYIFGGTVDNNVRSGEMYRFQFSCYPKCTLHEDYGKLFENRQFCDVEFILGEREERVLGHIAIVTARCQWLRKKILQARDRQRQRIKQQENSEEGGEEGAGAGGPRDIPGGTRASGNQPMLEVHIREAEAQPFEVLMQFLYTDKIQYPRRGHVQDVLLIMDVYKLALSFKLSRLEQLCVQYIEASVDLQNVLSVCEQANKLQLDQLKEHCLNFVVKETHFNQVIMTKEFEHLSTPLIVEIVRRKQQPPPRVYSDQPVDIGTSLVQDMKAYLEGGGLDFCDIVLLLDGHPRPAHKAILAARSSYFEAMFRSFMPEDGQVNISIGEMVPSKQAFESMLRYIYYGDVNMPPEDSLYLFAAPYYYGFSNNRLQAYCKQNLEMNVTVENVLQILEAADKTQAWDMKKHCLHIIVHQFIKGSQTCLPRARCGPHADFMRPAVVLVSKLPNLRSLSQLLLLDIIESLASHISDKQCAEMGSDI, encoded by the exons ATGACAAACAGTGTATCTGCAAATTCATCTAGCAATTGTATCAGCATAATCCCAgggtgggtggcttttgacctaGAGGGCACGGTCTTGCTATGGACAGCTAAGAAGAGATTGGTTGGATGTGATGGTCATGTAACGATGTCTTGTAAATCCACCAAAGTCGCACCAAGTGTTGATTTCGACCATAGCTGCTCGGACAGTGTGGAATATTTGACActtaattttggcccattcgaGACTGTCCATCGCTGGAGAAGGCTCCCACCGTGTGATGAGTTTGTCGGTGCCAG ACGCAGCAAGCACACCGTTGTGGCATACAGGGATGCCATATATGTATTCGGGGGAGATAATGG GAAAAACATGCTGAATGACTTGTTGCGCTTCGATGTGAAAGACTGCTCATGGTGCCG AGCCTTCACCACCGGCACACCACCTGCACCCAGGTATCACCATTCTGCCGTGGTGTATGGCAGCAGCATGTTTGTGTTTG GAGGCTACACTGGCGATATCTACTCAAACTCCAATCTGAAAAACAAAAATGACCTTTTTGAGTACAAGTTTGCAACAGGACAGTGGACGGAGTGGAAAGTGGAGGGCAG TTTGCCTGTGGCCAGGTCAGCACATGGTGCCACAGTGTACAGTGATAAGCTATGGATATTTGCTGGCTACGATGGAAATGCCAG GTTAAATGACATGTGGACCATCAGTCTTCAGGACCGAGAGCATGCTTGTTGGGAGGAG ATTGAACAGAGCGGTgagatccctccctcctgctgCAACTTCCCTGTAGCCGTGTGCAGGGACAAGATGTTTGTGTTCTCCGGCCAGAGTGGAGCTAAGATCACCAACAACCTCTTCCAGTTTGAGTTCAAGGGCCACAT GTGGACGCGCATCCCGACCGAACACCTGCTGCGGGGCTCCCCCCCGCCCCCCCAGAGGCGCTATGGCCACACCATGGTTGCCTTCGACCGCCACCTGTACGTGTTTGGAGGCGCGGCCGACAACACGCTGCCCAATGAGCTGCACTCCTACGACGTGGACTCCCAGACCTGGGAGGTGATCCAGCCCAGCCTGGACAGTGAG GATCCCCTTGGAAACGAGATGACCTCATCTCAAGGGTCAATTCTG atGCCTAGTGGAAGACTGTTCCATGCGGCCGCTGTGATCCAGGATGCCATGTACATCTTTGGGGGAACGGTGGACAATAATGTGCGCAGCGGGGAGATGTACAGATTTCAG TTTTCTTGCTACCCAAAGTGCACGCTCCACGAGGACTACGGCAAGCTGTTTGAGAACCGTCAGTTCTGCGATGTGGAGTTCATCCTGGGAGAG agggaggagagagtccTGGGTCATATTGCCATTGTGACTGCAAGATGCCAGTGGCTGAGAAAGAAGATCCTGCAGGCCCGGGATAGACAGAGACAG AGGATTAAACAACAGGAGAACAGTGAGGAGGGGGGCGAGGAGGGGGCGGGGGCCGGAGGTCCCAGGGATATCCCAGGGGGCACCAGGGCGTCAGGGAACCAGCCCATGCTGGAGGTGCACATCAGAGAGGCCGAGGCCCAGCCCTTCGAGGTGTTGATGCAGTTCCTGTACACAGACAAGATCCAGTACCCGCGCAGAG GTCACGTCCAGGACGTTCTGCTCATCATGGATGTCTACAAGCTGGCGCTGAGCTTCAAGCTATCGCGGCTGGAGCAGCTGTGTGTGCAGTACATCGAGGCGTCGGTGGACCTCCAGAACGTTCTGAGCGTGTGCGAACAAGCCAACAAGCTACAGCTGGATCAGCTCAAG GAGCACTGTCTTAACTTTGTGGTGAAGGAGACTCACTTTAACCAGGTGATCATGACCAAGGAGTTTGAGCACCTGTCCACCCCTCTGATCGTGGAGATAGTCCGGCGGAAGCAGCAGCCTCCCCCCAGGGTGTACTCGGATCAGCCCGTGGACATCGGCACCTCCCTGGTGCAGGACATGAAGGCCTACTTGGAGGGCGGCGGCCTGGACTTCTGTGACATCGTCCTGCTGTTGGACGGACACCCGCGGCCCGCCCATAAAGCTATACTAGCTGCCCGCTCAAG CTACTTTGAGGCGATGTTCCGTTCCTTCATGCCCGAGGATGGCCAGGTGAACATCTCTATCGGTGAGATGGTGCCCAGCAAGCAGGCCTTTGAGTCCATGCTCCGCTACATCTACTATGGCGACGTTAACATGCCTCCAGAAGACTCTCT CTACCTGTTCGCAGCACCATATTACTATGGTTTCTCCAACAACAGGCTACAGGCCTACTGCAAGCAGAACCTGGAGATGAATGTGACGGTGGAGAACGTCCTCCAG ATCCTAGAGGCGGCGGACAAGACCCAGGCCTGGGACATGAAGAAGCACTGCCTGCACATCATCGTCCACCAGTTCATCAAG GGGTCTCAAACTTGCCTCCCTCGGGCCAGATGCGGCCCGCATGCCGATTTCATGCGGCCCGCAGTTGTCTTG GTGTCCAAGCTCCCCAACCTGAGGTCCCTCAgccagctgctgctgctggacaTCATCGAGTCCCTTGCCTCACATATATCAGACAAGCAGTGTGCAGAGATGGGCTCCGACATCTAG
- the LOC121550220 gene encoding leucine-zipper-like transcriptional regulator 1 isoform X3, whose product MTNSVSANSSSNCISIIPGWVAFDLEGTVLLWTAKKRLVGCDGHVTMSCKSTKVAPSVDFDHSCSDSVEYLTLNFGPFETVHRWRRLPPCDEFVGARRSKHTVVAYRDAIYVFGGDNGKNMLNDLLRFDVKDCSWCRAFTTGTPPAPRYHHSAVVYGSSMFVFGGYTGDIYSNSNLKNKNDLFEYKFATGQWTEWKVEGSLPVARSAHGATVYSDKLWIFAGYDGNARLNDMWTISLQDREHACWEEIEQSGEIPPSCCNFPVAVCRDKMFVFSGQSGAKITNNLFQFEFKGHMWTRIPTEHLLRGSPPPPQRRYGHTMVAFDRHLYVFGGAADNTLPNELHSYDVDSQTWEVIQPSLDSEDPLGNEMTSSQGSILMPSGRLFHAAAVIQDAMYIFGGTVDNNVRSGEMYRFQVGVCFSCYPKCTLHEDYGKLFENRQFCDVEFILGEREERVLGHIAIVTARCQWLRKKILQARDRQRQRIKQQENSEEGGEEGAGAGGPRDIPGGTRASGNQPMLEVHIREAEAQPFEVLMQFLYTDKIQYPRRGHVQDVLLIMDVYKLALSFKLSRLEQLCVQYIEASVDLQNVLSVCEQANKLQLDQLKEHCLNFVVKETHFNQVIMTKEFEHLSTPLIVEIVRRKQQPPPRVYSDQPVDIGTSLVQDMKAYLEGGGLDFCDIVLLLDGHPRPAHKAILAARSSYFEAMFRSFMPEDGQVNISIGEMVPSKQAFESMLRYIYYGDVNMPPEDSLYLFAAPYYYGFSNNRLQAYCKQNLEMNVTVENVLQILEAADKTQAWDMKKHCLHIIVHQFIKVSKLPNLRSLSQLLLLDIIESLASHISDKQCAEMGSDI is encoded by the exons ATGACAAACAGTGTATCTGCAAATTCATCTAGCAATTGTATCAGCATAATCCCAgggtgggtggcttttgacctaGAGGGCACGGTCTTGCTATGGACAGCTAAGAAGAGATTGGTTGGATGTGATGGTCATGTAACGATGTCTTGTAAATCCACCAAAGTCGCACCAAGTGTTGATTTCGACCATAGCTGCTCGGACAGTGTGGAATATTTGACActtaattttggcccattcgaGACTGTCCATCGCTGGAGAAGGCTCCCACCGTGTGATGAGTTTGTCGGTGCCAG ACGCAGCAAGCACACCGTTGTGGCATACAGGGATGCCATATATGTATTCGGGGGAGATAATGG GAAAAACATGCTGAATGACTTGTTGCGCTTCGATGTGAAAGACTGCTCATGGTGCCG AGCCTTCACCACCGGCACACCACCTGCACCCAGGTATCACCATTCTGCCGTGGTGTATGGCAGCAGCATGTTTGTGTTTG GAGGCTACACTGGCGATATCTACTCAAACTCCAATCTGAAAAACAAAAATGACCTTTTTGAGTACAAGTTTGCAACAGGACAGTGGACGGAGTGGAAAGTGGAGGGCAG TTTGCCTGTGGCCAGGTCAGCACATGGTGCCACAGTGTACAGTGATAAGCTATGGATATTTGCTGGCTACGATGGAAATGCCAG GTTAAATGACATGTGGACCATCAGTCTTCAGGACCGAGAGCATGCTTGTTGGGAGGAG ATTGAACAGAGCGGTgagatccctccctcctgctgCAACTTCCCTGTAGCCGTGTGCAGGGACAAGATGTTTGTGTTCTCCGGCCAGAGTGGAGCTAAGATCACCAACAACCTCTTCCAGTTTGAGTTCAAGGGCCACAT GTGGACGCGCATCCCGACCGAACACCTGCTGCGGGGCTCCCCCCCGCCCCCCCAGAGGCGCTATGGCCACACCATGGTTGCCTTCGACCGCCACCTGTACGTGTTTGGAGGCGCGGCCGACAACACGCTGCCCAATGAGCTGCACTCCTACGACGTGGACTCCCAGACCTGGGAGGTGATCCAGCCCAGCCTGGACAGTGAG GATCCCCTTGGAAACGAGATGACCTCATCTCAAGGGTCAATTCTG atGCCTAGTGGAAGACTGTTCCATGCGGCCGCTGTGATCCAGGATGCCATGTACATCTTTGGGGGAACGGTGGACAATAATGTGCGCAGCGGGGAGATGTACAGATTTCAGGTGGGCGTCTGT TTTTCTTGCTACCCAAAGTGCACGCTCCACGAGGACTACGGCAAGCTGTTTGAGAACCGTCAGTTCTGCGATGTGGAGTTCATCCTGGGAGAG agggaggagagagtccTGGGTCATATTGCCATTGTGACTGCAAGATGCCAGTGGCTGAGAAAGAAGATCCTGCAGGCCCGGGATAGACAGAGACAG AGGATTAAACAACAGGAGAACAGTGAGGAGGGGGGCGAGGAGGGGGCGGGGGCCGGAGGTCCCAGGGATATCCCAGGGGGCACCAGGGCGTCAGGGAACCAGCCCATGCTGGAGGTGCACATCAGAGAGGCCGAGGCCCAGCCCTTCGAGGTGTTGATGCAGTTCCTGTACACAGACAAGATCCAGTACCCGCGCAGAG GTCACGTCCAGGACGTTCTGCTCATCATGGATGTCTACAAGCTGGCGCTGAGCTTCAAGCTATCGCGGCTGGAGCAGCTGTGTGTGCAGTACATCGAGGCGTCGGTGGACCTCCAGAACGTTCTGAGCGTGTGCGAACAAGCCAACAAGCTACAGCTGGATCAGCTCAAG GAGCACTGTCTTAACTTTGTGGTGAAGGAGACTCACTTTAACCAGGTGATCATGACCAAGGAGTTTGAGCACCTGTCCACCCCTCTGATCGTGGAGATAGTCCGGCGGAAGCAGCAGCCTCCCCCCAGGGTGTACTCGGATCAGCCCGTGGACATCGGCACCTCCCTGGTGCAGGACATGAAGGCCTACTTGGAGGGCGGCGGCCTGGACTTCTGTGACATCGTCCTGCTGTTGGACGGACACCCGCGGCCCGCCCATAAAGCTATACTAGCTGCCCGCTCAAG CTACTTTGAGGCGATGTTCCGTTCCTTCATGCCCGAGGATGGCCAGGTGAACATCTCTATCGGTGAGATGGTGCCCAGCAAGCAGGCCTTTGAGTCCATGCTCCGCTACATCTACTATGGCGACGTTAACATGCCTCCAGAAGACTCTCT CTACCTGTTCGCAGCACCATATTACTATGGTTTCTCCAACAACAGGCTACAGGCCTACTGCAAGCAGAACCTGGAGATGAATGTGACGGTGGAGAACGTCCTCCAG ATCCTAGAGGCGGCGGACAAGACCCAGGCCTGGGACATGAAGAAGCACTGCCTGCACATCATCGTCCACCAGTTCATCAAG GTGTCCAAGCTCCCCAACCTGAGGTCCCTCAgccagctgctgctgctggacaTCATCGAGTCCCTTGCCTCACATATATCAGACAAGCAGTGTGCAGAGATGGGCTCCGACATCTAG
- the LOC121550220 gene encoding leucine-zipper-like transcriptional regulator 1 isoform X1: MTNSVSANSSSNCISIIPGWVAFDLEGTVLLWTAKKRLVGCDGHVTMSCKSTKVAPSVDFDHSCSDSVEYLTLNFGPFETVHRWRRLPPCDEFVGARRSKHTVVAYRDAIYVFGGDNGKNMLNDLLRFDVKDCSWCRAFTTGTPPAPRYHHSAVVYGSSMFVFGGYTGDIYSNSNLKNKNDLFEYKFATGQWTEWKVEGSLPVARSAHGATVYSDKLWIFAGYDGNARLNDMWTISLQDREHACWEEIEQSGEIPPSCCNFPVAVCRDKMFVFSGQSGAKITNNLFQFEFKGHMWTRIPTEHLLRGSPPPPQRRYGHTMVAFDRHLYVFGGAADNTLPNELHSYDVDSQTWEVIQPSLDSEDPLGNEMTSSQGSILMPSGRLFHAAAVIQDAMYIFGGTVDNNVRSGEMYRFQVGVCFSCYPKCTLHEDYGKLFENRQFCDVEFILGEREERVLGHIAIVTARCQWLRKKILQARDRQRQRIKQQENSEEGGEEGAGAGGPRDIPGGTRASGNQPMLEVHIREAEAQPFEVLMQFLYTDKIQYPRRGHVQDVLLIMDVYKLALSFKLSRLEQLCVQYIEASVDLQNVLSVCEQANKLQLDQLKEHCLNFVVKETHFNQVIMTKEFEHLSTPLIVEIVRRKQQPPPRVYSDQPVDIGTSLVQDMKAYLEGGGLDFCDIVLLLDGHPRPAHKAILAARSSYFEAMFRSFMPEDGQVNISIGEMVPSKQAFESMLRYIYYGDVNMPPEDSLYLFAAPYYYGFSNNRLQAYCKQNLEMNVTVENVLQILEAADKTQAWDMKKHCLHIIVHQFIKGSQTCLPRARCGPHADFMRPAVVLVSKLPNLRSLSQLLLLDIIESLASHISDKQCAEMGSDI, from the exons ATGACAAACAGTGTATCTGCAAATTCATCTAGCAATTGTATCAGCATAATCCCAgggtgggtggcttttgacctaGAGGGCACGGTCTTGCTATGGACAGCTAAGAAGAGATTGGTTGGATGTGATGGTCATGTAACGATGTCTTGTAAATCCACCAAAGTCGCACCAAGTGTTGATTTCGACCATAGCTGCTCGGACAGTGTGGAATATTTGACActtaattttggcccattcgaGACTGTCCATCGCTGGAGAAGGCTCCCACCGTGTGATGAGTTTGTCGGTGCCAG ACGCAGCAAGCACACCGTTGTGGCATACAGGGATGCCATATATGTATTCGGGGGAGATAATGG GAAAAACATGCTGAATGACTTGTTGCGCTTCGATGTGAAAGACTGCTCATGGTGCCG AGCCTTCACCACCGGCACACCACCTGCACCCAGGTATCACCATTCTGCCGTGGTGTATGGCAGCAGCATGTTTGTGTTTG GAGGCTACACTGGCGATATCTACTCAAACTCCAATCTGAAAAACAAAAATGACCTTTTTGAGTACAAGTTTGCAACAGGACAGTGGACGGAGTGGAAAGTGGAGGGCAG TTTGCCTGTGGCCAGGTCAGCACATGGTGCCACAGTGTACAGTGATAAGCTATGGATATTTGCTGGCTACGATGGAAATGCCAG GTTAAATGACATGTGGACCATCAGTCTTCAGGACCGAGAGCATGCTTGTTGGGAGGAG ATTGAACAGAGCGGTgagatccctccctcctgctgCAACTTCCCTGTAGCCGTGTGCAGGGACAAGATGTTTGTGTTCTCCGGCCAGAGTGGAGCTAAGATCACCAACAACCTCTTCCAGTTTGAGTTCAAGGGCCACAT GTGGACGCGCATCCCGACCGAACACCTGCTGCGGGGCTCCCCCCCGCCCCCCCAGAGGCGCTATGGCCACACCATGGTTGCCTTCGACCGCCACCTGTACGTGTTTGGAGGCGCGGCCGACAACACGCTGCCCAATGAGCTGCACTCCTACGACGTGGACTCCCAGACCTGGGAGGTGATCCAGCCCAGCCTGGACAGTGAG GATCCCCTTGGAAACGAGATGACCTCATCTCAAGGGTCAATTCTG atGCCTAGTGGAAGACTGTTCCATGCGGCCGCTGTGATCCAGGATGCCATGTACATCTTTGGGGGAACGGTGGACAATAATGTGCGCAGCGGGGAGATGTACAGATTTCAGGTGGGCGTCTGT TTTTCTTGCTACCCAAAGTGCACGCTCCACGAGGACTACGGCAAGCTGTTTGAGAACCGTCAGTTCTGCGATGTGGAGTTCATCCTGGGAGAG agggaggagagagtccTGGGTCATATTGCCATTGTGACTGCAAGATGCCAGTGGCTGAGAAAGAAGATCCTGCAGGCCCGGGATAGACAGAGACAG AGGATTAAACAACAGGAGAACAGTGAGGAGGGGGGCGAGGAGGGGGCGGGGGCCGGAGGTCCCAGGGATATCCCAGGGGGCACCAGGGCGTCAGGGAACCAGCCCATGCTGGAGGTGCACATCAGAGAGGCCGAGGCCCAGCCCTTCGAGGTGTTGATGCAGTTCCTGTACACAGACAAGATCCAGTACCCGCGCAGAG GTCACGTCCAGGACGTTCTGCTCATCATGGATGTCTACAAGCTGGCGCTGAGCTTCAAGCTATCGCGGCTGGAGCAGCTGTGTGTGCAGTACATCGAGGCGTCGGTGGACCTCCAGAACGTTCTGAGCGTGTGCGAACAAGCCAACAAGCTACAGCTGGATCAGCTCAAG GAGCACTGTCTTAACTTTGTGGTGAAGGAGACTCACTTTAACCAGGTGATCATGACCAAGGAGTTTGAGCACCTGTCCACCCCTCTGATCGTGGAGATAGTCCGGCGGAAGCAGCAGCCTCCCCCCAGGGTGTACTCGGATCAGCCCGTGGACATCGGCACCTCCCTGGTGCAGGACATGAAGGCCTACTTGGAGGGCGGCGGCCTGGACTTCTGTGACATCGTCCTGCTGTTGGACGGACACCCGCGGCCCGCCCATAAAGCTATACTAGCTGCCCGCTCAAG CTACTTTGAGGCGATGTTCCGTTCCTTCATGCCCGAGGATGGCCAGGTGAACATCTCTATCGGTGAGATGGTGCCCAGCAAGCAGGCCTTTGAGTCCATGCTCCGCTACATCTACTATGGCGACGTTAACATGCCTCCAGAAGACTCTCT CTACCTGTTCGCAGCACCATATTACTATGGTTTCTCCAACAACAGGCTACAGGCCTACTGCAAGCAGAACCTGGAGATGAATGTGACGGTGGAGAACGTCCTCCAG ATCCTAGAGGCGGCGGACAAGACCCAGGCCTGGGACATGAAGAAGCACTGCCTGCACATCATCGTCCACCAGTTCATCAAG GGGTCTCAAACTTGCCTCCCTCGGGCCAGATGCGGCCCGCATGCCGATTTCATGCGGCCCGCAGTTGTCTTG GTGTCCAAGCTCCCCAACCTGAGGTCCCTCAgccagctgctgctgctggacaTCATCGAGTCCCTTGCCTCACATATATCAGACAAGCAGTGTGCAGAGATGGGCTCCGACATCTAG